The following are encoded in a window of Prochlorococcus marinus str. MIT 1013 genomic DNA:
- a CDS encoding alpha/beta fold hydrolase — MVSSVVKKNLSDWKFLGHSVHSLSIIPEDHKNKTDDEKGPAILLIHGFGASTTHWRHNLPVLGKHYEVHALDLIGFGKSSKPSGLAYGGSLWKDQIVSYIKDNIGRPTILVGNSLGGYAALASAAALGEDSAGVVLLNAAGYFSEDKKPTKGFWATARKTVAGIFLKNVLLQRIIFENLRQPSTIKRTLNQVYIDTSNVDDELVEAIRKPSLDAGAFNVFKSVFDPAGPQGRPLDELFAQLKSPLLLLWGNRDPWMNAPGKRATYKKHTPENTKEVVLDAGHCPHDEVPDQVNSALIEWINQL; from the coding sequence ATGGTTTCCTCAGTTGTAAAAAAAAATCTTTCTGATTGGAAATTTTTAGGACATTCTGTCCACAGTTTGAGCATTATTCCTGAAGATCACAAAAATAAGACCGATGATGAAAAAGGTCCAGCAATTCTTTTAATTCATGGTTTTGGTGCCTCTACCACTCATTGGAGGCACAACTTACCAGTACTTGGAAAGCATTATGAAGTGCACGCTTTAGATCTTATAGGCTTTGGTAAAAGCTCTAAACCGAGTGGCCTCGCTTATGGAGGTTCACTTTGGAAAGATCAAATAGTTTCTTACATTAAAGATAATATTGGTAGACCAACAATACTTGTTGGTAACTCCCTAGGTGGATATGCCGCGCTCGCTAGTGCTGCTGCTTTGGGTGAGGATTCTGCAGGTGTTGTCTTATTAAATGCTGCTGGATATTTCAGCGAAGATAAGAAACCAACTAAAGGATTTTGGGCTACAGCTAGAAAAACTGTTGCGGGTATCTTTCTCAAAAATGTTCTATTGCAAAGAATAATTTTTGAAAACCTTAGACAGCCCTCAACAATTAAACGTACTTTAAATCAAGTCTATATTGATACATCAAATGTTGATGATGAACTAGTGGAAGCGATCCGAAAACCATCTTTGGATGCGGGTGCTTTCAATGTCTTCAAAAGTGTTTTTGATCCCGCCGGACCTCAGGGAAGACCACTCGATGAGTTGTTCGCTCAGTTAAAATCACCATTGTTATTGCTTTGGGGTAATAGAGATCCTTGGATGAATGCACCCGGTAAAAGGGCTACTTATAAAAAACACACACCTGAAAATACAAAAGAAGTTGTTTTAGATGCTGGCCATTGTCCACATGATGAAGTTCCAGATCAAGTTAACTCCGCTCTTATAGAATGGATTAATCAGCTTTAA
- a CDS encoding galactose mutarotase, which produces MAVSFEKKTTPYPHWEYSNPELDSLIRIVPERGGLITEWLSEGKELLYFDLERFLDKDKSVRGGIPILFPICGDLSEGYVIAGKEYFLKQHGFARDLPWSIGLLKDKLGIRLKLSDTKDTRSYFPFLFTLLMDVCLKEKSLQISVKIFNQGHNSMPFSFGLHPYFQISNLQKIMIDGLPEKCIDQTNMKVTNVSDQIRILDKGVDFLSYPSCSVKLVDCLSSNVIELIHQEPIDTTVIWTDPPRKMVCLEPWTSPRNSLVTGDRKLEIKPEEFIELFTTFKHDSF; this is translated from the coding sequence ATGGCGGTCAGTTTCGAAAAAAAGACAACTCCTTATCCTCACTGGGAATATTCAAACCCTGAATTAGATTCATTAATAAGAATTGTCCCTGAAAGAGGAGGTTTGATCACTGAATGGCTAAGCGAAGGGAAAGAACTTTTGTACTTCGATTTAGAGCGTTTTCTAGATAAAGATAAAAGTGTCAGAGGAGGAATACCTATCCTTTTCCCTATATGCGGTGATTTATCTGAAGGCTATGTAATTGCTGGTAAGGAGTATTTCTTAAAACAACATGGTTTTGCTAGAGATTTACCTTGGTCAATTGGTTTATTAAAAGATAAATTAGGGATAAGACTAAAACTTAGTGATACAAAAGATACACGTTCTTATTTTCCTTTTCTCTTTACTCTTTTGATGGATGTTTGCTTGAAAGAAAAAAGTCTTCAAATATCCGTTAAAATTTTTAATCAGGGACATAATTCTATGCCTTTTAGTTTTGGCCTGCACCCATATTTTCAGATTTCAAATTTACAAAAAATAATGATAGATGGTTTGCCTGAAAAATGTATTGATCAAACTAATATGAAAGTCACTAATGTTTCTGACCAGATTAGAATTTTAGATAAGGGGGTTGATTTCCTTTCCTATCCTTCTTGTTCGGTTAAACTTGTCGATTGTTTATCCAGCAATGTAATTGAATTAATTCATCAAGAGCCAATTGATACAACAGTAATCTGGACTGACCCTCCTAGAAAAATGGTTTGTCTTGAGCCTTGGACAAGCCCAAGGAATTCACTGGTGACTGGAGATAGAAAACTTGAAATTAAGCCAGAAGAATTTATAGAATTATTTACCACTTTTAAGCATGATTCTTTTTAA
- a CDS encoding cation:proton antiporter, whose product MVLTPLVSALNTHDVEVAETLIGVINFLMIFVAARTLAEILVRLSLPTIVGELLAGVLIGASGLHLLLPPSAHAELNQGFVSLISTLASVPKEAVPDIYFETFPSLQAVATLGLYALLFLTGLESELEELVAVGAQAFTVAMAGVILPFAFGTFGLMFIFQVDIIPAIFAGASMTATSIGITASVFGELGYLKTREGQIVIGAAVLDDILGIVILAVVVALATGGSLQIAPIVKLVVAATVFVFAAIALSRTAAPAFDWLLERLKAPGAVVVASFVILVLSCFVATAIGLEAALGAFAAGLILSSSKNNHAIQQSVLPLVSLFATIFFVLVGAGMDLSVINPLDPQSRSALIVAGFLFIVAIVGKIAAGWCFVIDKPTNRLVVGLGMMPRGEVGLIFLGLGTSASLLTPSLEAAILLMVIGTTFLAPVLLRVVLKDKPPSGGNSIPDEVAADPVGLV is encoded by the coding sequence ATGGTATTAACTCCTTTAGTCTCAGCCCTAAATACGCATGATGTTGAGGTTGCGGAAACACTTATAGGGGTCATTAACTTCTTAATGATCTTTGTTGCGGCAAGGACTTTGGCTGAAATCTTAGTTCGACTAAGTTTGCCTACAATTGTCGGTGAACTACTTGCGGGAGTTTTAATTGGTGCCTCAGGATTACATCTTCTATTGCCGCCAAGTGCTCATGCTGAATTAAATCAAGGTTTTGTTTCACTTATTAGCACACTTGCCTCAGTACCCAAAGAAGCAGTCCCGGATATTTATTTTGAAACTTTTCCATCATTACAAGCAGTAGCAACTTTAGGGCTATACGCGTTGTTATTTCTTACCGGTCTGGAAAGTGAATTAGAGGAACTTGTAGCAGTTGGAGCGCAAGCTTTCACTGTCGCAATGGCAGGTGTGATTTTGCCATTTGCCTTTGGAACTTTTGGATTAATGTTTATTTTTCAAGTAGATATCATTCCTGCGATATTTGCTGGTGCATCTATGACAGCGACGAGTATAGGTATTACTGCAAGTGTTTTTGGTGAGCTTGGTTATTTAAAAACTCGTGAGGGTCAAATTGTTATTGGCGCAGCAGTATTAGATGACATACTTGGAATTGTTATTCTTGCTGTTGTAGTAGCTCTTGCCACGGGAGGATCCTTGCAAATTGCTCCTATTGTCAAATTAGTTGTGGCTGCAACTGTTTTTGTATTTGCTGCAATTGCTTTGAGTCGAACAGCTGCTCCAGCCTTTGATTGGTTGCTTGAAAGACTTAAAGCACCTGGAGCAGTTGTTGTCGCTTCTTTTGTGATATTAGTCTTAAGCTGTTTTGTTGCGACTGCTATTGGTTTAGAAGCTGCTTTGGGTGCTTTTGCCGCTGGATTGATACTAAGTAGTTCAAAAAATAATCACGCAATTCAACAATCTGTTTTGCCATTGGTCTCACTATTCGCAACTATTTTTTTCGTGCTTGTTGGAGCAGGTATGGATCTTTCTGTAATTAATCCCCTTGATCCCCAGAGTCGCTCTGCTCTAATTGTGGCAGGCTTCTTATTTATAGTTGCAATTGTAGGGAAAATTGCTGCTGGTTGGTGCTTTGTCATTGATAAACCAACAAATAGACTAGTAGTTGGCTTGGGAATGATGCCTAGGGGTGAGGTCGGATTGATTTTTCTTGGATTGGGAACAAGTGCTAGTTTGCTTACTCCTTCTCTGGAGGCTGCAATATTGTTAATGGTTATTGGAACAACATTTTTAGCACCTGTTTTGCTGAGAGTTGTTTTGAAAGATAAACCCCCTTCAGGCGGTAATTCTATTCCTGATGAGGTCGCAGCTGATCCAGTTGGATTAGTTTAG